A genomic segment from Paenibacillus sp. FSL K6-1096 encodes:
- a CDS encoding YfiT family bacillithiol transferase, translating to MTEVNHNSDEQELELLKYPIGRFAASQEKPTAEARRESIAVIEQLAAGLRAAVEPLTAEQLETSYRPGGWTVKQVVHHLADTGMYGYLRFKRGLTEDAPQVPSYRQDLWAEQSDYSEEPASTSLELIELLNQRFARLLHSLTPADYDRTFVSGGLGAMTLDTAVERYIWHSRHHTAQITALIRRSGW from the coding sequence ATGACCGAAGTGAACCATAATTCCGACGAGCAGGAACTGGAGCTGTTGAAGTATCCGATTGGCCGATTTGCGGCTTCTCAAGAGAAGCCTACGGCAGAGGCGCGGAGAGAATCGATAGCGGTTATTGAGCAGCTGGCAGCCGGGTTAAGGGCAGCGGTAGAGCCGCTGACGGCGGAGCAATTGGAGACATCTTACCGGCCGGGCGGCTGGACCGTGAAGCAGGTGGTGCATCATCTTGCCGATACCGGCATGTATGGCTACCTGCGCTTCAAACGGGGGCTGACCGAGGATGCGCCGCAGGTGCCAAGCTACAGGCAGGATCTGTGGGCGGAGCAGAGCGATTATTCAGAAGAGCCGGCGTCCACCTCACTTGAACTGATCGAGCTGTTGAATCAGCGGTTCGCACGCCTGCTGCACTCCCTGACGCCTGCGGATTATGACCGTACCTTTGTCAGCGGAGGACTGGGGGCGATGACACTGGATACCGCCGTAGAGCGGTACATCTGGCACAGCCGCCATCATACCGCGCAGATTACAGCATTAATCCGGCGCAGCGGCTGGTAA